In one Myxococcus xanthus genomic region, the following are encoded:
- a CDS encoding FAD-binding oxidoreductase translates to MPLDPRSEPARTGEGRPPGLPPGRVEQLRARLRGRLVRPGDADYEEHCRVYNAMIHKRPALIARCADVADVLAAVEFAREQGLMLAVRGGGHNGAGLGTCDGGLVVDLSLMRGVRVAPESGTVRVAGGSVWGEVDHATHAFGLAVPSGIISTTGVGGLTLGGGLGHLSRRYGLTIDSLLAVDMVLADGRFVTANAQQHPDLFWAVRGGGGNFGVATSFLFQAHPVDTILGGPTLWPLERAEEVMRWYREFIPTAPETLTGFFAFLVVPPAAPFPPHLHLQKMCAVVWCYTGDPAQADALFAPVRAMAPALDGVQTMPYPALQTMFDALYPPGLQWYWRADFVRELGDEAISRHVAFAHRLPTMHSTMHLYPIDGAAHRAAPGDTAFSFRDARWAEVIVGVDPSPDKAGDITTWTKDYWNALHPYSAGGAYVNFLMEEGQERVQATYQDNYARLVEVKDRYDPNNLFRVNQNIRPSTGTPLRH, encoded by the coding sequence ATGCCCCTGGACCCTCGAAGTGAGCCTGCGCGAACAGGCGAAGGACGACCGCCCGGGCTGCCCCCAGGCCGGGTCGAGCAGTTACGGGCCCGCTTGCGCGGCCGGCTCGTGCGCCCGGGGGACGCGGACTACGAGGAGCACTGCCGCGTCTACAACGCCATGATTCACAAGCGGCCAGCGTTGATTGCCCGATGCGCCGACGTGGCGGACGTCCTCGCGGCGGTGGAGTTCGCACGCGAGCAGGGCCTCATGCTCGCGGTCCGTGGGGGTGGGCACAACGGTGCCGGCCTGGGCACCTGCGACGGGGGGCTCGTCGTCGACCTGTCACTCATGCGCGGCGTCCGGGTCGCCCCCGAATCAGGCACCGTGCGTGTCGCGGGAGGAAGCGTCTGGGGCGAAGTCGACCATGCCACCCACGCGTTCGGGCTCGCCGTTCCCTCGGGAATCATCTCCACCACGGGCGTCGGGGGCCTCACCCTGGGTGGTGGCCTGGGCCACCTCTCGCGTCGCTACGGCCTCACCATCGACAGCCTGCTCGCCGTGGACATGGTGCTGGCGGACGGGCGCTTCGTCACCGCGAACGCCCAGCAGCACCCGGACCTGTTCTGGGCCGTGCGCGGCGGTGGCGGCAACTTCGGCGTCGCCACGTCCTTCCTCTTCCAGGCCCACCCGGTGGACACCATCCTGGGAGGGCCGACGCTCTGGCCCCTGGAACGCGCCGAGGAGGTGATGCGGTGGTACCGCGAGTTCATCCCCACCGCGCCCGAGACACTCACCGGCTTCTTCGCCTTCCTGGTCGTCCCGCCCGCGGCGCCCTTCCCGCCCCACCTGCACTTGCAGAAGATGTGCGCGGTGGTGTGGTGCTACACCGGAGACCCGGCTCAAGCCGACGCGCTCTTCGCGCCCGTGCGCGCCATGGCCCCCGCGCTCGACGGCGTGCAGACCATGCCCTACCCCGCGCTGCAGACCATGTTCGATGCGCTCTATCCGCCGGGCCTCCAATGGTACTGGCGCGCGGACTTCGTGCGGGAGCTGGGGGACGAAGCCATCTCCCGACACGTGGCGTTCGCCCACCGACTGCCCACGATGCACTCCACCATGCACCTCTATCCCATCGACGGAGCGGCGCACCGGGCGGCACCAGGCGACACCGCCTTCAGCTTCCGGGACGCGCGGTGGGCGGAGGTCATCGTCGGAGTGGACCCCTCTCCTGACAAGGCCGGGGACATCACCACCTGGACGAAGGACTATTGGAATGCCCTGCATCCCTATTCCGCGGGCGGCGCCTACGTGAACTTCCTCATGGAGGAGGGCCAGGAACGCGTCCAGGCGACGTACCAGGACAACTACGCAAGGCTGGTGGAAGTAAAGGACCGCTACGACCCGAACAACCTTTTCCGCGTGAATCAAAACATCCGCCCCAGCACCGGCACGCCGCTTCGCCATTAA
- a CDS encoding methyl-accepting chemotaxis protein, which produces MDASMRHIRIPTHAPATHAPATHAVSGVSPVSPSGACMSSRRTSWCWVLPFLLILSTSAWADTGRPSIDLNQGWRYRWGDSPPGPADVPAWALESGDEQAWQPVAALREPPGRGAHTVLWLSLPVPQGQWLEPALYLGTVANAFEVYANGHRIHASGRLNPSGQEETDNLAWRLIPLPPTVEGSRLLLRIQSSGPIIGVGGAARVGAHHQLLATVTRTGLAPFVMGMLLLTIASAAALGALVRRQTQMLLPLVIFTSGSAALLLGTSGLIPALWGRYLLGSQLTLVGSHCILPALAWFISDSVLENRMRWFRWSAWAACVPASLQVIIVMADLGMAQRNLGLFVLYSVPCLLGCVIVAGISAWRGNPDARIFSMGLGVFFGVVIHTTLPVFGLAEATDSLMHWGFLALTLSLVGIVVRRSVLVVRALASHTHQLEERRHEVKRLAQDMGSGAGELATVAQQLRTSSEVQTAGVSRQAAALREAEQTVQEIRQGSLVTANKARQLAGSIETAEEAGRDGGAAITHTLTNLEAIRQEVSEMSSHILALDARTREISSIVDTVKGLADQSNMLAINAAIEAARSGEHGRGFGVVSREVRSLADQSILATHRIREVLDGVSLSMREAAKRSEQGEQRVKASLDAVRVSGTQLQRLTGIIDDTGTNVRQISAAVAQQDAGTSQIAQAIQELSAQMRHTLRTAEETQKVSGSVQALAENMAGTARIALQTGTLDD; this is translated from the coding sequence ATGGACGCATCCATGCGTCACATCCGCATTCCGACTCACGCGCCGGCGACTCACGCGCCGGCGACTCACGCAGTCTCCGGTGTTTCACCTGTCTCACCTTCCGGCGCATGCATGTCTTCACGACGCACGTCGTGGTGCTGGGTGCTGCCGTTCCTCCTGATACTTTCCACCTCCGCGTGGGCGGACACAGGACGGCCCAGCATCGACTTGAATCAGGGCTGGCGATACCGCTGGGGAGACTCACCGCCGGGCCCCGCCGATGTACCAGCCTGGGCACTGGAGTCCGGGGATGAGCAGGCGTGGCAGCCCGTGGCAGCCCTCCGCGAGCCGCCGGGCCGGGGAGCGCACACCGTCCTCTGGCTGAGCCTCCCCGTCCCCCAGGGGCAGTGGCTGGAGCCCGCGCTCTACCTGGGCACGGTGGCCAATGCCTTCGAGGTCTACGCCAACGGCCACCGCATCCATGCGAGCGGACGGCTGAATCCCTCGGGCCAGGAGGAGACGGACAACCTCGCGTGGCGGCTCATCCCCCTGCCACCCACGGTGGAAGGCTCACGCCTGCTGCTGCGAATCCAGAGCAGCGGTCCAATCATCGGCGTGGGAGGCGCGGCTCGGGTGGGGGCACACCATCAGCTCCTCGCGACGGTGACGCGCACGGGGCTGGCGCCCTTCGTCATGGGCATGCTGCTGCTCACCATCGCCAGTGCCGCCGCCTTGGGTGCCCTGGTACGGCGTCAGACGCAGATGCTCCTGCCGCTCGTCATCTTCACGAGCGGCTCGGCGGCCCTGCTTCTGGGCACGAGCGGCCTGATTCCTGCGCTCTGGGGCCGCTATCTGCTGGGGAGCCAGCTCACGCTGGTGGGCTCGCACTGCATCCTGCCCGCGCTCGCCTGGTTCATCTCCGACAGCGTCCTGGAGAACCGGATGCGCTGGTTCCGCTGGAGCGCCTGGGCCGCGTGCGTGCCGGCCTCCCTTCAAGTCATCATCGTGATGGCCGACCTGGGCATGGCGCAGCGGAACCTTGGCCTCTTCGTCCTCTACTCGGTGCCTTGCCTGCTCGGGTGCGTCATCGTCGCGGGAATCTCAGCGTGGCGGGGCAACCCCGACGCGCGAATCTTCTCCATGGGCCTGGGCGTGTTCTTCGGTGTCGTCATCCACACCACGCTGCCGGTGTTCGGGCTGGCGGAGGCCACGGACTCCCTCATGCACTGGGGCTTCCTGGCGCTCACGCTCTCATTGGTGGGCATCGTCGTGCGCCGCTCGGTGCTGGTGGTGCGCGCGCTCGCGTCGCACACGCACCAGCTCGAGGAGCGTCGTCATGAAGTGAAGCGGCTCGCCCAGGACATGGGGAGCGGCGCTGGCGAGCTGGCCACGGTGGCGCAACAACTGCGCACGTCCAGTGAGGTTCAGACAGCGGGGGTCAGCCGACAGGCCGCGGCGCTCCGCGAGGCGGAGCAGACGGTCCAGGAAATCCGGCAGGGCTCCCTGGTGACGGCGAACAAGGCGCGGCAGCTCGCGGGCTCCATCGAAACCGCCGAGGAGGCGGGGCGCGATGGCGGCGCGGCCATCACCCACACGTTGACCAATCTGGAAGCCATCCGCCAGGAGGTCTCCGAGATGTCGAGCCACATCCTCGCGCTGGACGCACGCACCCGCGAAATCTCCAGCATCGTGGACACCGTGAAGGGACTTGCGGACCAGTCCAACATGCTGGCCATCAACGCCGCCATCGAAGCCGCGCGCAGCGGGGAGCACGGCCGGGGCTTCGGCGTCGTGTCGCGAGAGGTCCGCAGCCTCGCCGACCAGTCCATCCTGGCGACCCATCGCATCCGCGAGGTGCTCGACGGTGTGAGTCTGAGCATGCGTGAGGCCGCGAAGAGGAGTGAACAGGGAGAGCAACGCGTGAAGGCGAGCCTGGACGCGGTGCGCGTCTCCGGCACCCAGCTCCAGCGGCTCACGGGCATCATCGACGACACCGGCACCAATGTGCGGCAGATTTCCGCGGCGGTGGCGCAGCAGGACGCGGGCACCTCCCAGATTGCCCAGGCCATTCAAGAATTGTCCGCCCAGATGCGGCATACGCTGCGCACCGCCGAGGAGACTCAGAAGGTGTCGGGTTCGGTGCAAGCGCTGGCGGAGAACATGGCGGGCACGGCCCGCATCGCGCTCCAGACGGGAACACTCGATGACTGA
- a CDS encoding class I SAM-dependent methyltransferase — translation MATGFEAYRMEDPTLLANVREALLQSYFADFDAGFLKSPAGQSDIADHVDGRYNRCIDHVLPWLARYTKLGKANVVELGCGTGSSTAAFAQVASHVTGYDIHAPSVRAAQSRMKALGLRNVDTRVVEPAKLLEQLRQENPQGADIFVLYAVLEHQTPAERLETLRTGWDLLRPGGLLVVVDTPNRLVYFDAHTSLMPFFHFLPPELGWPYASRSPRENFRDSMAQASAKDAPMLLTRWGIGVSHHELELALGDIDPLLVGTGFEPEVLDMFPVTLDEEVLRLYVEKSGARVPKALTRNTLNFVLRKGDNADLIARRPSPPPVRHLVNETSNPVQAQRLHELEHRLLEQAQRIRELEEHIATPPLRHQLVDQLNGALKQTALHRQARKLVEWSVGRVKRASR, via the coding sequence ATGGCGACGGGCTTCGAGGCTTACAGGATGGAGGACCCCACGCTCCTGGCGAATGTGCGCGAGGCCCTGCTGCAATCCTACTTCGCGGACTTCGATGCAGGCTTCCTGAAGTCGCCGGCCGGCCAGTCGGACATCGCGGACCATGTGGATGGCCGTTACAACCGGTGCATCGACCACGTACTGCCCTGGCTCGCGCGCTACACGAAGCTGGGCAAGGCGAACGTCGTCGAGCTGGGCTGTGGCACGGGCTCCAGCACGGCGGCCTTTGCCCAGGTTGCCAGCCACGTCACGGGGTACGACATCCACGCGCCCTCCGTGCGCGCGGCCCAAAGCCGCATGAAGGCCCTGGGATTGCGCAACGTCGACACGCGCGTCGTGGAACCCGCGAAGTTGCTGGAACAACTGAGGCAGGAGAACCCCCAGGGCGCCGACATCTTCGTGCTGTACGCGGTGCTCGAACATCAGACGCCCGCCGAGCGACTGGAGACGCTCCGCACCGGCTGGGACCTGCTGCGTCCCGGAGGACTGCTCGTCGTCGTGGATACGCCCAACCGGCTCGTGTACTTCGACGCGCACACGTCCCTGATGCCGTTCTTCCACTTCCTGCCGCCTGAACTCGGGTGGCCGTATGCCTCGCGTTCCCCCCGCGAGAACTTCCGAGATTCGATGGCCCAGGCGTCTGCCAAAGACGCCCCCATGCTGCTGACCCGATGGGGCATCGGCGTCAGCCACCATGAGCTCGAGCTGGCGCTGGGGGACATCGACCCCTTGTTGGTGGGGACGGGCTTCGAGCCAGAAGTGCTCGACATGTTCCCTGTCACACTCGACGAAGAGGTGCTGCGTCTATACGTGGAGAAGAGCGGCGCTCGCGTACCCAAGGCCCTCACCCGGAACACGCTGAACTTCGTTCTTCGCAAGGGCGACAACGCCGACCTCATCGCCCGCCGGCCTTCGCCGCCTCCGGTTCGACACCTCGTCAACGAGACGTCGAACCCGGTCCAGGCGCAACGCCTCCACGAACTGGAACATCGTCTCCTGGAGCAGGCCCAGCGCATCCGGGAGCTGGAAGAGCACATCGCCACCCCGCCCCTGCGACACCAACTCGTTGATCAGCTCAACGGCGCCCTCAAACAGACGGCCCTTCACCGTCAGGCCCGGAAGCTCGTCGAATGGTCGGTGGGCCGCGTCAAGCGCGCCTCGCGCTGA
- a CDS encoding quaternary amine ABC transporter ATP-binding protein, which yields MEKIEVRGLRKIYGGNPERAIALLEKGQSKQQILEETGCTVAIQEASFDVKAGEIFVIMGLSGSGKSTVLRCLNRLIEPSAGSVHVDGVDVTRADRAGLLDVRRRKMAMVFQNFGLLPHRSVIRNVEYGLEMQGLERRESRSKAMQALELVGLKGYEEKLPHELSGGMQQRVGLARAIATDAEILLMDEAFSALDPLIRRQMQDELLELQSRMNKTIVFITHDLDEALKLGGRIVIMKDGRIAQLGTPEEILRSPADDYVRAFVEHVDRTKVLTARAIMRRPESVVHPKDGPALAVKRMRESGTSTLFVTNQARKLVGLVRIEDTLRLMAENKHSLEGALVTDLPTTSPDTPLAKLVAVAATTQIPIAVVAEDQSFLGIVSRATLLASIAGEQP from the coding sequence ATGGAGAAGATTGAAGTCCGTGGCTTGCGGAAGATCTACGGCGGCAACCCGGAGCGGGCCATTGCCCTGCTGGAGAAGGGGCAGAGCAAGCAGCAGATCCTGGAGGAGACGGGGTGCACCGTCGCCATCCAGGAGGCTTCGTTCGATGTGAAGGCCGGCGAAATCTTCGTCATCATGGGCCTGTCCGGCAGCGGCAAGTCCACGGTGCTCCGCTGCCTCAACCGCCTCATCGAGCCCTCCGCCGGCAGCGTGCACGTGGACGGCGTGGACGTCACCCGGGCGGACAGGGCGGGCCTGCTGGACGTCCGGCGCCGGAAGATGGCCATGGTGTTCCAGAACTTCGGCCTGCTGCCCCACCGCAGCGTCATCCGGAACGTGGAGTACGGGCTGGAGATGCAGGGCCTGGAGCGGCGGGAGTCGCGGTCCAAGGCGATGCAGGCGCTCGAGCTGGTGGGCCTGAAGGGCTACGAGGAGAAGCTGCCTCACGAGCTCAGCGGCGGCATGCAGCAGCGCGTGGGGCTGGCGCGGGCCATTGCCACCGACGCGGAAATCCTGCTCATGGACGAGGCCTTCAGCGCGTTGGACCCGCTCATCCGCCGGCAGATGCAGGACGAGCTGCTGGAGCTCCAGTCCCGGATGAACAAGACCATCGTGTTCATCACCCATGACCTGGATGAGGCGCTGAAGCTGGGTGGGCGCATCGTCATCATGAAGGACGGGCGCATCGCGCAGCTCGGCACGCCGGAGGAAATCCTCAGGAGCCCCGCGGACGACTACGTGCGCGCCTTCGTGGAGCACGTGGACCGCACCAAGGTCCTCACCGCGCGGGCCATCATGCGGCGGCCGGAGTCGGTGGTGCACCCGAAGGACGGGCCCGCCCTGGCCGTCAAGCGCATGCGCGAGTCGGGCACCTCCACGCTCTTCGTGACCAACCAGGCCCGCAAGCTGGTGGGCCTGGTGCGCATCGAGGACACGCTGCGGCTCATGGCGGAGAACAAGCACAGCCTGGAGGGGGCGCTCGTCACCGACTTGCCCACCACGTCACCGGACACGCCGCTGGCGAAGCTGGTGGCGGTGGCGGCCACGACTCAGATTCCCATCGCCGTCGTCGCCGAGGACCAGTCGTTCCTGGGCATCGTGAGCCGCGCCACGCTGCTGGCCAGCATCGCGGGGGAGCAGCCCTGA
- a CDS encoding Vgb family protein, with protein MGGPDEQADSFAEQAELESKSVEQESVEAQWKDAEKKVYSENFGKGAGPEWSHRTVSRTPNGERKFLGPFSEQEVTLSLAGLPDHDEVEVQLELFVLKSWDGNDTTKGPDRWVASVDGGPVLLDATFSNDDAPFDARYGQSYPKPYLQGSHPGLTGASMKGKLGYRDESGDGSKGYAIYPLSFTFRHTGDRLTLRFADPPRGEANKQWGLDSVKVKVRKKKKGGDLLVSNNVNSSVLRYDGKTGDFVGVFIPPGAGGLNNPQELVYGPDGNLYIASFASREVLRFNGKTGAFIDIFVPVGSGGLGFPGGLIFGPDGNLYVADSFGGTNSVLRYDGTTGAFIDVFASGGGLLVPQKMAFDKKGNLFVVSIIGNNVVRYDENGAPFPAAGQPGAIFIPDIDAVTIATGKNHKLYVGTTAGDDVLRFNAKTGAFIDVFVESGSGGLTDFVDMEFGPDGNLYIPDFLPATVLRFSGKTGNFIDVFVPAGSGGGANAATLTFMPSKRNKPHGREAN; from the coding sequence ATGGGAGGACCCGACGAGCAGGCAGACAGCTTCGCGGAGCAGGCGGAGTTGGAGTCGAAGTCTGTCGAACAGGAAAGCGTCGAAGCGCAGTGGAAGGACGCGGAGAAGAAAGTCTATTCAGAGAACTTCGGGAAAGGCGCGGGCCCCGAGTGGAGCCACCGCACCGTGTCCCGGACGCCGAACGGAGAACGAAAGTTCCTGGGGCCCTTCAGCGAACAGGAAGTCACGCTCAGCCTGGCCGGCCTGCCGGACCATGACGAGGTCGAGGTCCAGTTGGAGCTGTTCGTCCTCAAGTCGTGGGACGGTAACGACACGACGAAGGGGCCAGACCGCTGGGTCGCGAGCGTGGACGGCGGTCCCGTCCTGCTGGATGCCACCTTCTCCAATGACGACGCGCCGTTCGACGCACGCTACGGGCAGTCGTACCCGAAGCCCTACCTCCAAGGCAGCCACCCGGGCCTCACCGGCGCATCGATGAAGGGCAAGCTCGGGTACCGGGACGAGTCCGGCGATGGCAGCAAGGGGTACGCCATCTACCCCCTGTCCTTCACCTTCCGGCACACCGGAGACCGGCTGACACTCCGCTTCGCGGACCCGCCTCGAGGCGAGGCCAACAAACAGTGGGGCCTGGATTCGGTGAAGGTGAAGGTCCGGAAGAAGAAGAAGGGAGGCGACCTGCTGGTCAGCAACAACGTGAACAGCAGCGTGCTGCGCTACGACGGGAAGACGGGCGACTTCGTGGGCGTCTTCATCCCGCCCGGCGCCGGCGGGCTCAACAACCCGCAGGAGCTCGTCTACGGCCCTGACGGCAACCTCTACATCGCCAGCTTCGCCAGCAGGGAGGTGCTGCGCTTCAACGGGAAGACGGGCGCATTCATCGACATCTTCGTGCCCGTGGGCAGTGGCGGGCTGGGCTTCCCCGGCGGCCTCATCTTCGGTCCTGATGGCAACCTGTATGTCGCAGACAGCTTTGGCGGCACCAACAGCGTGCTGCGCTACGACGGGACGACAGGCGCCTTCATCGACGTGTTCGCTTCGGGTGGCGGACTGCTCGTTCCCCAGAAGATGGCGTTCGACAAGAAGGGGAACCTGTTCGTCGTCAGCATCATCGGCAACAACGTGGTGCGCTACGACGAGAATGGCGCGCCCTTCCCCGCTGCCGGACAGCCCGGTGCCATCTTCATCCCGGACATCGACGCGGTGACGATTGCCACTGGCAAGAACCACAAGCTCTACGTTGGCACCACGGCCGGAGACGACGTCCTGCGCTTCAACGCCAAGACGGGCGCCTTCATCGACGTCTTCGTCGAGTCGGGGAGCGGTGGCCTGACTGACTTCGTGGACATGGAGTTCGGTCCCGACGGCAACCTGTACATCCCGGACTTCCTCCCGGCCACGGTGTTGCGCTTCAGCGGAAAGACAGGGAACTTCATTGACGTCTTCGTGCCGGCGGGAAGTGGCGGCGGCGCCAATGCGGCCACCCTGACGTTCATGCCCTCGAAGCGAAACAAGCCGCACGGGCGCGAAGCGAACTGA
- a CDS encoding WD40 repeat domain-containing protein produces MRLRSWWWVLVLLTVSCAGRRSSSEDLGGRDARSELFRARGDAAIETKQWALAAGYFASARHTEDSPTARWGQVWAEKRASSLEWAKQFEGSVLALAFSPDGRLLASGGYDAVVRVWDVAAGAQVAELKGHEAELHAVAFSPDGRWLAAAGRPGALWLWDWKQGRRVALLSGHTDVVRGLAFSPDGEWLASGGLDRTVRVWRIRDGAEVLRFTHDDIVIAVAFSPDGGRLVSSSMDRTARVWELTARRELHRLTGHGDKVESCAFSADGERVMTASADRAIRFWDARTGALLDVQRNTGALSAVAIDAGFQQLVQAGWEGRVQRVDVRGGGEVLERLDAHRTFVMAVALSPDGRTFASGGMDGVLKVWSRPEVPPDVLLRELPAWPEVLTSVGPDAFVSGGEDGLRSWSVSAGGELHSRLEAPDAVGAVAVSADRRLLAVGTLKGEVRVRDVRSGNQLMVIPAARESIRALAFSPDGALLAAGVAQDVVLWAVPSATQVARLTGHTGKAWALAFDATGQRLASGAADHTVRIWDVARGTVIRVLEAGDRVRAVTFLASGELLTAGMRQPIRLWSPDDGRVLTSMDSLTVGVLSLAMAPQGAFVASGGVGGEMKVWRLPDGALMGEVPGLQGFVSAVTFSSDGAWLAAAASDRTFHLLGFDAFALPPPVEPDLTRILRRHGLAWDDLRGAFTLH; encoded by the coding sequence ATGCGCCTCCGTTCGTGGTGGTGGGTCCTGGTCCTGCTCACGGTGTCCTGCGCGGGGCGACGCTCCTCGTCCGAGGACCTTGGGGGGCGAGACGCTCGGTCCGAACTCTTCCGGGCCCGCGGTGACGCGGCCATCGAGACGAAGCAATGGGCCCTGGCCGCGGGCTACTTCGCGTCCGCGAGACACACGGAAGACTCACCCACGGCGCGCTGGGGACAGGTGTGGGCGGAGAAGCGCGCCTCGTCGCTCGAGTGGGCGAAGCAGTTCGAGGGTTCGGTGCTGGCGCTGGCCTTCTCACCGGACGGCAGGCTGCTGGCGTCGGGAGGGTATGACGCGGTCGTGCGCGTCTGGGACGTGGCGGCCGGGGCGCAGGTGGCGGAGCTGAAGGGCCACGAAGCCGAGCTCCATGCCGTCGCGTTCTCTCCCGATGGCCGGTGGCTGGCCGCCGCGGGCAGGCCCGGCGCGCTCTGGCTCTGGGACTGGAAGCAGGGGCGCAGGGTGGCCTTGCTGTCCGGGCACACGGATGTCGTGCGGGGCCTGGCCTTCTCCCCGGATGGTGAGTGGCTGGCGAGTGGTGGACTGGACCGGACGGTTCGTGTCTGGCGCATCCGCGACGGCGCGGAGGTGCTCAGGTTCACGCATGACGACATCGTCATCGCGGTGGCCTTCTCCCCCGACGGAGGACGGCTCGTGTCGTCGAGCATGGACCGGACCGCGCGGGTGTGGGAGCTGACGGCGCGTCGCGAACTGCACCGGCTGACGGGACACGGGGACAAGGTGGAGTCCTGTGCGTTCTCCGCGGATGGCGAGCGGGTGATGACCGCGTCCGCGGACCGTGCCATCCGTTTCTGGGATGCCCGGACCGGGGCCCTGCTCGACGTGCAGCGCAACACGGGGGCGCTTTCGGCCGTGGCCATCGATGCGGGTTTCCAGCAGCTCGTGCAGGCGGGGTGGGAGGGGCGCGTGCAGCGCGTGGACGTGCGCGGCGGTGGCGAGGTCCTGGAGCGGTTGGATGCGCACCGGACCTTCGTGATGGCCGTGGCCCTGTCTCCGGACGGACGCACGTTCGCTTCCGGTGGCATGGACGGTGTCCTGAAGGTCTGGTCGCGGCCGGAGGTGCCTCCGGACGTCCTGCTGCGGGAGCTTCCCGCCTGGCCTGAGGTGCTGACCTCCGTGGGGCCAGACGCCTTCGTGTCGGGTGGGGAGGACGGTCTGCGGAGCTGGTCAGTCTCGGCCGGAGGCGAACTCCACTCCCGCCTGGAGGCACCGGACGCCGTGGGGGCCGTGGCCGTGAGCGCGGACCGGCGGTTGCTCGCGGTGGGCACGTTGAAGGGGGAGGTGCGTGTGCGAGACGTCCGGTCCGGAAATCAGCTGATGGTGATTCCGGCCGCGCGCGAATCCATCCGGGCGTTGGCCTTCAGCCCAGACGGCGCATTGCTCGCCGCGGGAGTGGCGCAGGACGTCGTGCTGTGGGCTGTCCCCTCCGCGACCCAGGTGGCCCGGCTGACAGGGCACACCGGGAAGGCGTGGGCATTGGCATTCGATGCCACGGGGCAAAGGCTGGCTTCGGGCGCGGCGGACCACACGGTGCGTATCTGGGACGTGGCGCGAGGCACGGTGATTCGCGTCCTGGAGGCGGGCGACCGGGTCCGCGCCGTCACGTTCCTGGCGTCCGGGGAGTTGCTGACCGCGGGAATGCGTCAGCCCATCCGGCTCTGGAGCCCAGATGACGGCCGCGTGCTGACGTCGATGGATTCGCTCACGGTAGGCGTCTTGTCGCTCGCGATGGCGCCTCAGGGGGCGTTCGTGGCGTCCGGCGGAGTGGGAGGAGAGATGAAGGTCTGGCGGCTTCCCGACGGGGCGCTCATGGGGGAGGTGCCCGGGTTGCAGGGGTTCGTCTCCGCCGTGACCTTCTCTTCGGATGGAGCGTGGCTGGCGGCAGCGGCTTCCGACCGGACGTTCCACCTGCTGGGCTTCGACGCCTTCGCACTCCCGCCGCCCGTGGAGCCGGACCTGACGCGGATTCTGCGGCGCCATGGGCTGGCCTGGGATGACTTGCGGGGCGCGTTCACTCTCCACTGA
- a CDS encoding class I SAM-dependent methyltransferase yields MAQNIYDDPGFFEGYSQLRRSMEGLAGAPEWPALRAMLPELRGLRVMDLGCGYGWFCRWAREQGALQVHGLDVSARMLERARQLTSTRDIVYTQADLETVELPRASFDLVYSSLAFHYIEDLPSLLAKVHATLVPGGALVFSTEHPIYMAPTHPGWRVDEQGQKTWPLNGYQAEGPRTTDWLAKGVLKYHRTLGTLLNALIHTGFSLRQVNEWGPTEAQLSAQPELAEERERPMMLLVSARR; encoded by the coding sequence ATGGCGCAGAACATCTACGACGACCCTGGCTTCTTCGAAGGCTACAGCCAGTTGCGGCGCTCGATGGAGGGGCTCGCAGGTGCACCGGAATGGCCCGCGCTGCGGGCGATGCTGCCCGAGCTGCGGGGCCTCCGGGTGATGGACCTCGGCTGCGGCTACGGCTGGTTCTGCCGGTGGGCCCGGGAACAAGGGGCACTGCAGGTTCACGGGCTCGACGTCTCGGCGCGAATGCTGGAACGGGCCCGGCAGCTGACGTCCACCCGCGACATCGTCTACACCCAGGCAGACCTGGAGACGGTGGAACTTCCTCGAGCCAGCTTCGACCTCGTCTACAGCTCCCTGGCCTTTCACTACATCGAAGACCTGCCGAGCCTGCTCGCGAAGGTGCACGCCACCCTGGTTCCGGGTGGCGCGCTGGTCTTCTCCACCGAGCATCCCATCTACATGGCTCCCACCCATCCGGGCTGGCGAGTGGATGAACAAGGCCAGAAGACATGGCCTCTCAATGGCTACCAGGCCGAGGGGCCCCGCACCACGGACTGGCTCGCCAAGGGCGTCCTCAAGTACCACCGCACGCTGGGCACCTTGTTGAACGCCCTGATTCACACCGGTTTCAGTCTGCGCCAGGTCAACGAATGGGGTCCGACCGAGGCACAGCTCTCCGCCCAGCCGGAACTGGCCGAGGAGCGGGAGCGCCCCATGATGTTGCTCGTGTCCGCGCGGCGTTAG